A window of Mucilaginibacter paludis DSM 18603 contains these coding sequences:
- a CDS encoding MlaD family protein has product MAKQGENNVKLGLFVLAGLLVMMVAFYMIGKNRNIFGSDFELKVRFTNLNGLMEGNNVLFSGIQAGTVKSIEMINDTTIQVNMVIDSKIKTFIHKNALASIGTEGLMGNKVVNIQPGKDAGSSVNTGDLLTAQHMISTDEMLQTLSKTNNNIAGISAVLKTTVLRLDSSAIFDVLNDKTIGPSLKSSLSHINTASKNASDMTMGLNSLVIQIRQGKGTAGLLLTDTALAGNLKQAVRKLKLASDNAGSLTAQANIILSSVNHDMNDGKGTLHALLKDSLIVQKISISLDNIMKGTDGFNQNMEALKHNFFFKGYFKKQEKKKQADKKLSAQ; this is encoded by the coding sequence ATGGCAAAACAGGGAGAAAATAATGTTAAACTTGGACTATTTGTGCTGGCCGGGCTGCTGGTTATGATGGTGGCCTTTTACATGATTGGCAAAAACCGCAATATTTTTGGAAGCGACTTTGAACTTAAAGTGCGCTTTACTAATCTTAACGGTTTAATGGAAGGCAATAATGTATTATTCTCGGGCATACAAGCCGGCACAGTTAAAAGCATTGAAATGATTAACGACACCACCATACAAGTAAACATGGTGATTGACAGCAAGATCAAAACATTCATCCATAAAAATGCCCTGGCCTCAATTGGCACCGAAGGGTTGATGGGCAATAAAGTAGTGAATATTCAACCCGGTAAAGATGCAGGCAGCAGCGTTAACACCGGCGACCTGTTAACTGCACAACACATGATAAGTACTGATGAAATGCTGCAAACCCTATCCAAAACCAACAACAACATAGCAGGCATCTCGGCCGTATTAAAAACTACCGTGCTCCGGTTAGATAGCAGTGCTATTTTTGATGTACTGAACGACAAAACCATTGGCCCGAGCTTAAAATCGTCACTGAGTCATATCAATACAGCCAGCAAAAACGCCAGCGATATGACCATGGGCTTAAATAGTCTTGTAATACAGATCAGGCAAGGCAAAGGAACCGCGGGCTTGTTGCTTACAGATACCGCGCTTGCAGGTAACTTAAAACAAGCTGTGCGTAAACTAAAATTAGCCAGCGATAATGCCGGTAGCCTAACTGCGCAGGCCAATATCATCCTCAGCTCGGTTAACCATGATATGAATGATGGCAAAGGAACTTTGCATGCCTTGCTTAAAGATTCCCTGATTGTACAAAAGATCAGCATCAGCCTCGACAATATCATGAAAGGAACCGACGGCTTCAATCAAAACATGGAAGCCTTAAAGCATAATTTCTTTTTTAAAGGATACTTTAAGAAGCAGGAGAAAAAAAAGCAGGCTGATAAAAAGTTAAGTGCACAATAA
- a CDS encoding cupin domain-containing protein has product MENNKPDNTELEPGKAHIIVDIIEYVPNSVVIKTIIRKSTGNISIMSFDSGEGLSVKTSPFDAFAQIIEGNAEIVIDNVSNHLESGMGIIIPAHLPNYIKPNGRFKMIQTIIKSGYE; this is encoded by the coding sequence ATGGAAAATAATAAACCGGATAATACCGAGCTGGAACCCGGAAAGGCACACATTATTGTGGATATTATTGAATATGTACCGAATTCGGTGGTCATCAAAACCATCATCAGGAAGTCAACAGGCAACATCAGCATCATGTCTTTTGATAGCGGCGAGGGCCTCAGTGTTAAAACAAGCCCCTTTGATGCCTTTGCCCAGATTATTGAGGGTAATGCCGAGATTGTGATTGATAATGTTTCAAACCACCTGGAATCGGGCATGGGTATCATCATACCAGCGCATTTGCCCAATTACATCAAACCCAACGGCCGGTTTAAAATGATCCAAACTATTATTAAAAGCGGATATGAGTAG
- a CDS encoding helix-turn-helix domain-containing protein: MIVKQQLKKLSVNYICVELGEVEIAEDLSAAQQKEFKTALLKFGLELLDDKKSILIEKIKKVIVELVHYAEEPAKVNFSDHLSSKLNHDYTYMANLFSEVVGINIEHYIILHKIERVKELLVYDELSLTEISYKLHYSSVAHLSNQFKKITGLTPSHFKKFKENRQKGLVNP; encoded by the coding sequence ATGATCGTCAAACAACAGCTTAAAAAACTATCTGTTAATTATATTTGCGTTGAGCTGGGGGAAGTGGAAATAGCCGAAGATCTTTCGGCAGCCCAACAGAAGGAATTTAAGACGGCTTTATTGAAATTTGGCCTGGAGCTGCTTGACGACAAAAAAAGCATCCTGATCGAAAAAATAAAAAAAGTAATTGTTGAACTGGTGCACTATGCAGAAGAGCCCGCCAAAGTAAATTTCTCCGATCATCTGAGCAGTAAGCTCAACCACGATTATACTTACATGGCCAACTTATTTTCAGAAGTGGTGGGCATCAATATTGAGCATTATATCATCCTCCATAAAATTGAACGGGTTAAAGAATTGTTGGTTTACGATGAGCTTTCGCTTACCGAAATATCGTATAAACTGCATTACAGCAGCGTTGCCCATCTATCTAACCAGTTTAAAAAAATTACAGGTTTAACACCTTCACATTTTAAAAAATTTAAAGAGAACCGCCAAAAAGGCCTGGTTAACCCTTAA
- a CDS encoding YceI family protein has protein sequence MKKTILLGITALLCSLSVVAQHKYLLDKYHARVGFSATHFGISHVEGNFKTIDATLTAKKADFTDAVITFTADVNSINTDVDYRDKDLKSAGYFNAEKYPTLSFKSTSFKKTGPKSYKLAGNITIHGVTKAIVFNVIYNGTAVTAMKKPTAGFTITGKLNRLDFGVGTAAVSSGVSNEIELRANIEFTVI, from the coding sequence ATGAAAAAAACAATATTGTTAGGGATAACTGCTTTGTTATGCTCATTATCTGTTGTTGCCCAGCACAAATATTTGCTGGACAAGTACCATGCAAGAGTAGGATTTAGTGCAACGCACTTCGGCATTTCGCATGTGGAAGGCAATTTTAAAACTATTGATGCTACGCTTACCGCCAAGAAAGCAGATTTTACGGATGCGGTAATAACCTTTACTGCTGATGTTAATTCAATCAACACGGATGTTGACTACCGCGATAAAGATTTGAAAAGCGCGGGCTACTTTAACGCTGAAAAATATCCAACTTTGAGCTTTAAAAGTACTTCGTTCAAAAAAACAGGCCCCAAAAGCTACAAACTTGCCGGTAATATTACCATTCACGGCGTTACTAAGGCCATTGTTTTTAACGTAATTTATAATGGTACGGCAGTTACTGCTATGAAAAAGCCTACCGCTGGTTTTACCATCACCGGAAAACTCAACCGGCTTGATTTTGGCGTAGGTACTGCCGCGGTTAGCAGTGGCGTAAGCAACGAGATTGAATTACGGGCTAATATCGAATTTACGGTTATTTAG
- a CDS encoding NADP-dependent oxidoreductase — protein MNKIIVLYKRPAGKPALGDFKTEIEDVPTADDGEVLLKTRYVSVDPYLRGRMNDEESYIPPFELNKPLQSGIIAEVVDSNNTLFKVGDFVLGNLDWKEYQVSNGKGLRTIPNDPAYLTAHLGILGMTGMTAYLGLTKIGAPKPGETIVVSGAAGAVGSVVGQVGKLLGCRVVGLAGSDEKVELLKSKFHFDEAINYKTTTDLSAAIKTACPAGVDVYFDNVGGPISDAVLNNINKHARIPLCGAISLYNAAEPVLGPYIQPVLVKKSALIQGFIIGDFAAHLPEATKQLTSWLMEGKLTYSETIYEGFDHITQAFLALFEGSNEGKMIVKI, from the coding sequence ATGAATAAAATAATTGTTTTATACAAAAGGCCGGCCGGTAAGCCCGCCCTTGGTGATTTTAAAACTGAGATTGAAGATGTACCTACGGCCGATGATGGTGAGGTGTTACTTAAAACACGTTACGTTTCGGTAGATCCGTACCTGCGTGGCCGAATGAATGATGAGGAATCGTACATCCCGCCATTTGAATTGAATAAGCCATTACAATCGGGCATCATAGCCGAGGTGGTGGATTCCAATAATACGCTTTTTAAGGTAGGCGATTTTGTTTTGGGAAACCTCGATTGGAAAGAATACCAGGTATCTAACGGGAAAGGCTTACGCACCATACCGAACGATCCGGCCTACTTAACGGCCCACCTGGGCATTTTGGGTATGACCGGAATGACCGCCTATTTAGGGCTTACAAAAATAGGTGCGCCAAAGCCGGGCGAAACCATCGTTGTATCGGGGGCGGCAGGTGCTGTTGGCAGTGTTGTGGGCCAGGTAGGTAAATTACTCGGCTGCAGGGTAGTTGGCCTTGCCGGATCGGATGAAAAGGTTGAACTGCTTAAATCAAAATTCCATTTTGATGAAGCTATTAACTATAAAACCACGACTGATTTAAGCGCAGCTATTAAAACAGCATGCCCGGCTGGGGTCGATGTTTATTTTGACAACGTAGGCGGCCCAATATCAGATGCTGTTTTAAACAATATTAACAAGCATGCGCGCATTCCGTTATGTGGTGCTATTTCGTTGTACAATGCTGCCGAGCCGGTACTTGGGCCGTATATACAACCCGTGCTGGTAAAAAAGAGCGCGCTGATACAAGGTTTTATTATAGGCGACTTTGCTGCCCACTTGCCCGAGGCTACCAAGCAGTTAACCAGCTGGTTGATGGAGGGTAAACTTACCTATAGCGAAACCATTTACGAAGGTTTTGACCATATCACACAGGCTTTTCTGGCGCTTTTTGAGGGTAGCAATGAAGGAAAAATGATTGTTAAAATTTAA
- a CDS encoding cupin domain-containing protein, translating into MKNNEDLEVKPVKGFSAPIEGEVLENSNFRKVLYTSNHMQVVLMSLLPGEDIGEEIHNANDQFFRFESGNGRCIINGNVYKVKDGDAIVVPAGAKHNVINTDAQNDLKMYTIYAPPHHKDGIVRETKKEAQENPEKFEGATTE; encoded by the coding sequence ATGAAAAACAATGAAGATCTGGAAGTAAAACCGGTGAAAGGTTTTAGCGCTCCTATTGAAGGCGAAGTACTGGAGAACAGCAATTTCCGTAAGGTATTGTACACAAGCAACCACATGCAGGTAGTGCTGATGAGCCTTTTGCCGGGCGAAGATATCGGGGAGGAAATACACAACGCCAACGATCAGTTTTTCCGGTTTGAAAGTGGCAACGGCAGATGCATTATTAACGGAAATGTATATAAAGTTAAAGATGGCGATGCCATTGTGGTGCCCGCCGGTGCCAAGCATAACGTAATCAATACCGATGCGCAAAACGATTTAAAAATGTACACTATTTATGCGCCGCCCCATCATAAAGACGGTATAGTGCGCGAAACAAAAAAAGAAGCACAAGAAAACCCTGAAAAGTTTGAGGGTGCAACCACCGAATAA
- a CDS encoding SHOCT domain-containing protein → MMFYDNNFWGMDFIWWCVWIMLLIWIFATPYDVPFQRNRKSGPLDILQKRFASGEINKDDYEERRKIIMGDL, encoded by the coding sequence ATGATGTTTTACGACAACAACTTCTGGGGAATGGATTTTATCTGGTGGTGTGTATGGATTATGCTGCTCATCTGGATCTTCGCCACGCCTTACGATGTCCCCTTTCAGCGAAATAGAAAAAGTGGGCCCCTGGATATTTTGCAGAAGCGTTTTGCTTCGGGCGAAATCAATAAAGATGATTATGAAGAACGAAGAAAAATAATCATGGGCGATCTGTAA
- a CDS encoding zinc-dependent alcohol dehydrogenase family protein, whose protein sequence is MNSQNLKTTAGIKASSLLPETMQAMVMEVAGQPLVYKRMPLPIPNDQQVLIRIMACGVCRTDLHIMDSELPKPKLPLILGHEIIGTVEKTGSKVTTLKPGDLVGVPWVGYTCGHCKYCLRDQENLCENALFTGYTIDGGYAEFTVAFQKYCFHLEPQYGHPSAAPLLCAGLIGYRSYQMIGQAAKKIGFYGFGVAAHILVQIAKHQGKQIYAFTRDGDLEAQAFATRMGAVWAGNSEDAPPVLLDGAIIFAPAGQLVPKALKDIDKGCPVICGGIHMSNIPSFAYQLLWEERTIRSVANLTRKDGEDFFALAKQVEIKTETRLFTLQQANEALAAVRNGDISGAAVLVM, encoded by the coding sequence ATGAACAGCCAAAACTTAAAAACCACAGCCGGAATCAAAGCCTCATCGCTACTGCCTGAAACGATGCAGGCCATGGTGATGGAAGTTGCCGGACAGCCTTTGGTTTACAAAAGAATGCCCTTGCCGATACCTAACGACCAACAGGTACTGATCAGGATCATGGCCTGCGGGGTATGCCGTACCGATCTGCATATTATGGATAGCGAACTCCCGAAACCCAAACTCCCGCTGATACTCGGACATGAAATTATAGGAACCGTTGAAAAAACCGGCAGCAAGGTAACTACCTTAAAACCAGGCGATCTGGTTGGTGTACCCTGGGTAGGTTATACCTGTGGCCATTGTAAATATTGCCTCAGGGACCAGGAAAACTTATGCGAAAACGCCCTTTTTACTGGCTATACTATAGATGGCGGTTACGCCGAATTTACGGTGGCCTTCCAAAAATACTGCTTTCACCTGGAGCCCCAATATGGGCATCCATCAGCCGCGCCACTGCTTTGCGCCGGTTTAATAGGCTATCGCTCTTATCAAATGATAGGGCAGGCGGCTAAAAAAATAGGTTTTTACGGTTTTGGCGTAGCCGCACATATCCTGGTACAGATAGCAAAACATCAGGGTAAGCAAATTTATGCCTTTACACGGGATGGCGATCTGGAAGCACAGGCATTTGCAACCAGGATGGGCGCGGTATGGGCGGGTAATTCTGAAGATGCGCCGCCTGTACTATTAGATGGTGCCATTATCTTCGCCCCGGCGGGGCAGCTTGTTCCTAAAGCATTAAAGGATATCGATAAAGGTTGCCCGGTTATCTGCGGAGGTATCCACATGAGCAACATCCCATCGTTTGCCTATCAACTGCTTTGGGAAGAAAGAACAATCCGCTCTGTGGCCAACCTGACGCGGAAGGATGGCGAAGATTTTTTTGCTCTTGCTAAACAAGTTGAAATAAAAACCGAAACAAGGTTATTCACACTACAACAGGCCAACGAGGCGCTGGCTGCCGTTCGCAATGGCGATATCAGCGGCGCTGCTGTACTGGTGATGTGA
- a CDS encoding ABC transporter ATP-binding protein encodes MTKATSNPSVKNTETAAHAQGTAVIVIEHLYKRFGLNEVLKDFSLTVYKEENVVILGKSGAGKSVLIKCVIGLLKPDKGSIVVLGDNVTELSDDDLDRVRSKVGFLFQANALYDSMTVRENLEFPLRRHWINLPQQEVNAMVKEALENVDLVETANMMPSELSGGMLKRIALARTLILKPEVILYDEPTTGLDPVTAREIDHLILKLQKKYHTSSIIISHDMNCVKNLADRVILLLEGKCYADGTYDELAHAADQKIKQFFE; translated from the coding sequence ATGACCAAGGCGACAAGTAACCCATCAGTTAAAAATACCGAAACTGCCGCCCATGCACAGGGTACCGCTGTTATTGTTATCGAACATCTTTACAAGCGGTTCGGTTTAAATGAAGTGTTGAAGGATTTTAGCCTTACCGTTTACAAAGAAGAAAACGTGGTGATATTAGGCAAATCAGGAGCCGGTAAATCGGTACTGATTAAATGTGTAATAGGCCTTTTAAAGCCGGATAAAGGCAGTATTGTGGTTTTGGGCGACAACGTAACCGAATTAAGTGACGATGACCTGGATCGCGTAAGGTCAAAGGTTGGATTCTTATTCCAGGCTAACGCGCTTTACGACTCCATGACCGTGCGGGAAAACCTGGAGTTCCCCCTGCGCAGGCACTGGATCAACCTTCCGCAGCAAGAGGTCAATGCCATGGTGAAAGAGGCGCTTGAGAATGTGGATTTGGTTGAAACCGCCAATATGATGCCGTCGGAATTATCGGGAGGGATGTTAAAAAGAATAGCCCTGGCCCGTACCTTGATACTAAAGCCCGAAGTTATACTATACGATGAACCCACAACCGGGCTCGACCCCGTAACCGCCCGGGAGATTGACCACCTGATACTTAAGCTGCAAAAAAAGTATCATACTTCATCCATCATCATTTCTCACGATATGAACTGCGTTAAAAATTTAGCAGACCGGGTTATTTTACTACTGGAAGGTAAATGCTATGCCGATGGCACTTATGATGAGCTGGCACATGCAGCAGACCAAAAAATTAAACAATTTTTTGAATAA
- a CDS encoding helix-turn-helix domain-containing protein, translating into MKIYIKNMVCIRCKMLVKQQLKKLSIAHRAVKLGEVEIKGDITNGQLADLKMALQKFGLDILDDRKSVLIEKIKKVIVELIHYKEEPAKINFSDHLSQMLNHDYTYMANLFSEVEGINVEHYLIIHKVERIKELLMYDKLSLTDISYKMQYSSVAHLCNQFKKITGLTPTHFKKMQIQAS; encoded by the coding sequence ATGAAGATCTACATTAAAAACATGGTTTGTATCCGCTGCAAAATGCTGGTTAAACAACAGCTTAAAAAGCTATCTATTGCCCACAGGGCTGTTAAATTAGGCGAAGTTGAAATTAAGGGAGATATTACCAATGGCCAACTGGCCGATCTTAAAATGGCTTTGCAAAAATTTGGTTTGGATATTTTGGACGACAGAAAAAGTGTGCTGATCGAAAAAATTAAAAAAGTGATTGTTGAGTTGATTCATTACAAAGAGGAGCCTGCCAAAATCAATTTTTCGGACCACCTTAGCCAAATGCTAAACCATGATTATACTTACATGGCCAACCTCTTTTCTGAAGTAGAGGGAATAAACGTTGAGCACTACCTCATTATCCACAAAGTTGAACGAATAAAGGAGCTGTTAATGTACGATAAGCTATCGCTTACCGATATATCCTACAAAATGCAGTATAGCAGTGTAGCACACCTCTGCAATCAATTTAAAAAGATAACGGGCTTAACACCTACCCATTTTAAAAAAATGCAAATACAAGCAAGCTAA
- a CDS encoding type 1 glutamine amidotransferase domain-containing protein — protein sequence MKVLMVLTSHSELGNTGKKTGFWIEEFAAPYYVLADAGAQITLASPKGGQPPIDPKSESPDAQTEATRRFDHDKELKERLAHTLPLDTVNEMHYDAVFYPGGHGPLWDLANDSASIALIEDFYAHHKPVAFVCHAPGVLMKVKLPDGSPLVKGKTVTGFSNTEEEAVQLTDVVPFLVEDELQKLGGLYSKGPDWGSYVKQDGLLITGQNPASSAEAAELLLKALAKKE from the coding sequence ATGAAAGTACTAATGGTATTAACATCCCATAGCGAATTGGGAAACACAGGTAAAAAAACCGGGTTCTGGATAGAAGAGTTTGCAGCACCTTATTACGTGCTGGCCGATGCCGGTGCACAAATAACGCTGGCATCTCCAAAAGGTGGTCAGCCGCCTATAGACCCCAAAAGTGAAAGCCCCGATGCGCAAACCGAAGCAACCCGCAGGTTTGATCATGACAAGGAGCTTAAAGAAAGGCTGGCGCATACGCTTCCGCTGGATACGGTAAACGAGATGCATTACGATGCCGTATTTTATCCGGGCGGCCACGGCCCTTTGTGGGATCTGGCTAACGATAGTGCGTCAATCGCCCTAATAGAAGATTTTTATGCACATCATAAACCCGTGGCCTTTGTTTGCCATGCACCAGGTGTTTTAATGAAAGTTAAATTACCCGATGGAAGCCCCCTGGTAAAGGGTAAAACCGTTACCGGATTCTCTAACACCGAAGAAGAGGCAGTTCAATTAACCGATGTGGTTCCGTTCCTGGTAGAAGACGAATTGCAAAAATTGGGCGGACTGTACAGCAAAGGCCCCGACTGGGGATCTTATGTGAAACAAGACGGCTTGTTAATCACCGGCCAAAACCCGGCATCATCAGCAGAAGCTGCCGAATTATTGTTAAAAGCCTTAGCAAAAAAAGAATAA
- a CDS encoding MlaE family ABC transporter permease, translated as MSLLSDTNDFLEQTGKISRFTGHFFSRGIKPRFEIKELLAQCYLIGYKSFPLVGLTGFIMGLVLTMQLRPSLVVYGVQSELPVMVGIAIVREIGPVITALIFAGKIGSSIGAELGSMKVTEQIDAMDVSGTNPFKYLVATRVVATTLMLPVLTLLGDAISLFGAYIGVNINAVTSVRFFFTQVFQSLTYSDIVPAIIKTLFFGFAVGIIGCYKGFNSTKGTQGVGNSANSAVVLSSVVIFVIDLLTVQLTNLLGLN; from the coding sequence ATGTCTTTGTTATCCGATACAAATGATTTTCTTGAACAAACCGGAAAAATATCCAGGTTTACAGGACACTTTTTTTCGCGTGGCATTAAACCCCGGTTTGAAATTAAGGAGTTGCTTGCGCAGTGTTACCTTATTGGTTACAAATCGTTTCCGCTGGTAGGCTTAACGGGCTTTATTATGGGGCTCGTACTTACCATGCAGCTACGCCCTTCGCTGGTTGTTTACGGGGTACAGTCTGAATTGCCGGTAATGGTAGGTATAGCTATTGTAAGAGAAATAGGACCGGTAATAACGGCGCTGATTTTTGCCGGAAAAATTGGCAGCAGTATTGGCGCCGAACTTGGCTCCATGAAAGTAACCGAACAGATAGACGCCATGGACGTAAGCGGTACCAACCCTTTTAAATACCTGGTAGCTACCAGGGTAGTGGCTACTACCTTAATGTTGCCCGTACTTACCCTACTTGGAGACGCCATTTCTTTATTCGGAGCGTATATTGGTGTAAACATCAACGCGGTAACCAGTGTACGTTTCTTTTTTACGCAGGTATTTCAAAGCTTAACTTACAGCGATATCGTGCCAGCTATTATTAAAACCTTGTTTTTTGGATTTGCCGTGGGTATCATCGGCTGCTACAAAGGCTTTAACTCTACTAAAGGTACCCAAGGCGTGGGCAATTCTGCCAATTCTGCCGTGGTACTATCTTCGGTGGTCATTTTTGTTATCGATTTGCTTACCGTACAACTCACTAACCTGCTGGGCTTAAATTAA
- a CDS encoding NAD-dependent succinate-semialdehyde dehydrogenase, with protein sequence MSIQTINPTTNEVVMSFDEMTDSTVNTAVAQAASAYNDWRKTSFAHRAQLLHKVADLMRAKKEQLAKLITLEMGKLLSQAEGEIVLSADIIDYYADHGAKFLADKRLSPKYGEAFIRYSPIGVLLGVEPWNFPFYQVARFAAPNIMIGNTVLVKHASNVPQCALAIEDLFKEAEAPAGLYTNLFISGKRASALVSDVRIKGVSLTGSEAAGASLAAEAGKHLKKSVLELGGSDAFIILEDADIDKTVEWAVVGRMNNNGECCVAAKRFIAVEAIADEFIKKFTDKLSKLKVGDPMDPATELGPLCNEAAAVQIADQVSRSVSAGARLLLGGKRVNRKGAFMEPTILTDLHPGIPAYHEELFGPVASFYRVKDEQAAIDLANDSDFGLGGSVFTGDVERGRRVADQIDTGMVFINHPTWTQADLPFGGTKGSGYGRELSELGIDEFVNKKLIRTSALSDPF encoded by the coding sequence ATGTCTATTCAAACCATCAATCCTACCACTAACGAGGTTGTTATGTCTTTCGATGAAATGACCGATTCTACCGTGAATACGGCGGTAGCGCAGGCTGCATCTGCTTATAACGACTGGCGAAAAACTTCGTTTGCACATAGAGCTCAGTTGTTACACAAGGTTGCCGATTTGATGCGGGCCAAAAAAGAACAACTGGCTAAACTGATTACCCTGGAAATGGGGAAATTGTTATCACAGGCCGAAGGCGAAATTGTACTCAGCGCCGATATTATAGATTATTATGCCGATCATGGTGCAAAATTCCTGGCAGATAAACGCCTCAGCCCAAAATACGGGGAAGCGTTTATCCGCTACAGCCCAATCGGTGTACTTTTAGGTGTAGAACCCTGGAATTTTCCTTTTTACCAGGTGGCCCGTTTTGCTGCCCCAAACATCATGATAGGCAATACAGTACTGGTTAAACATGCATCAAACGTGCCCCAATGTGCCCTGGCAATTGAAGACCTGTTTAAAGAAGCGGAAGCTCCCGCAGGTTTATATACCAACCTGTTCATATCGGGTAAACGGGCTTCTGCGCTTGTATCAGATGTGCGGATCAAAGGTGTTTCTTTAACGGGAAGCGAAGCGGCTGGCGCCAGTTTAGCCGCCGAAGCGGGTAAGCACTTAAAGAAATCGGTTTTAGAATTGGGTGGGAGTGATGCCTTTATCATTTTAGAGGATGCCGACATTGATAAAACCGTGGAGTGGGCCGTTGTTGGCCGCATGAATAATAACGGCGAGTGTTGCGTAGCGGCCAAGCGCTTTATTGCGGTAGAAGCGATAGCCGACGAGTTTATTAAAAAATTTACCGATAAATTATCCAAACTGAAGGTTGGCGATCCGATGGATCCGGCTACAGAATTGGGCCCTTTGTGCAACGAAGCAGCAGCCGTACAAATTGCCGACCAGGTAAGCCGCTCGGTATCTGCCGGTGCCAGGCTGTTGTTAGGTGGCAAAAGGGTTAATCGTAAAGGGGCTTTTATGGAGCCAACCATTCTTACCGACCTGCACCCAGGCATCCCCGCTTATCATGAAGAATTATTTGGGCCGGTAGCTTCCTTTTACCGGGTGAAGGATGAACAGGCTGCTATTGATTTGGCAAACGACTCGGACTTTGGCCTGGGCGGCTCTGTATTTACCGGCGATGTTGAACGTGGCAGAAGAGTGGCCGACCAGATTGATACCGGAATGGTATTTATCAATCACCCTACCTGGACCCAGGCCGACCTGCCCTTCGGCGGAACTAAAGGCTCAGGCTACGGACGTGAATTATCTGAACTGGGGATTGATGAATTTGTTAACAAAAAATTGATTCGCACCAGCGCACTATCAGATCCTTTTTAA